A window of Bacillota bacterium genomic DNA:
GCCCAGCCTACCGGTGGAGAGATGATTTTCGGCGGGAAAAAAATCGATAAACAATCCAAAGATTTAGCCTGGCTGCATCGGCAGGTCGGTTTTGTCCAGCAGGATCCCTACGGAGCGCTGCCACCGTTTATGAGTATCAGGCGGATACTCAGTGAGCCGATGATCATAAACAAAGTGGATCGCAAGGAACACGAACAGCGGATCCGAGACGTACTAGAAGAGGTACGGCTGCTGCCGGTAGATGATTATCTTGATAAATATCCTCACATGCTCTCTGGGGGACAGCAGCAGCGCTTGGTAATCGCCAGGGCGATTATCTTGAATCCCAAGCTAATCGTTGCCGATGAGCCCGTATCAATGCTCGACGCCTCCATGCGCGTGGAAATCCTTGAGTTGATGCGCAGAATCCAACAGAAGCATAAAATGAGTGTAATCTATATCACCCACGACCTCTCTTCTGTACGCTATTTCTCAGAGTACGTCTTTATCATGTATGCAGCAAAGCTGGTAGAAAAGACGGATGTGAACAGCGTAGTGGAAAAACCGCTTCATCCCTACACCCAAACCCTGCTTAACGCCATCCCAGACCCGGATCCGGATAATGCCGCGCGCTTCAAAGATGTGCCGCCGGGAGAGCCACCAAGCTTGATAAATCCGCCAACAGGCTGTCGGTTCCACCCACGGTGCCCCCACATGATAAAAGATCTTTGCGATGTCGAAGAGCCTCCGGAGTTCAAACCCAGCCCCGACCATTCCGTCGAGTGCTGGCTATATAAATAACATGGCTCCGACAAAGTTTGTCATCCTGGGATTTTTACTACTGCTTTTAGGCGCCGCTTTGCCGTTTCTGATTATCATAGACGTGCTTGAATCAACATTCTTCTTGTCGTTTCTGTCGTACGGTTCTATGGTTAGCGGCCTGGTCCTGGGATTCATCGGTGTATCGATCTTTTTTCGAACTCGCTCATAATAGTATAGAGGATGGGGTATCTGAAACTGAATATTGAAATACAAAAGAAGCCCAGTTGACGCCATCTGATGCGTCAACTGGGCTTTTCTGATTGCTTCTGAGGGAGACATACCCGATCATTTTAAGCTACTGATGAGAAAAAACTCATCACAGACTCAAATATTCGGGAAGTAAAG
This region includes:
- a CDS encoding ABC transporter ATP-binding protein, which codes for MQNEKLLTVNDLRTWFELKRWGFLHAGYVKALDGVNFSLDHGETITIVGESGSGKTTLLRTILGLAQPTGGEMIFGGKKIDKQSKDLAWLHRQVGFVQQDPYGALPPFMSIRRILSEPMIINKVDRKEHEQRIRDVLEEVRLLPVDDYLDKYPHMLSGGQQQRLVIARAIILNPKLIVADEPVSMLDASMRVEILELMRRIQQKHKMSVIYITHDLSSVRYFSEYVFIMYAAKLVEKTDVNSVVEKPLHPYTQTLLNAIPDPDPDNAARFKDVPPGEPPSLINPPTGCRFHPRCPHMIKDLCDVEEPPEFKPSPDHSVECWLYK